In the Brachyhypopomus gauderio isolate BG-103 chromosome 4, BGAUD_0.2, whole genome shotgun sequence genome, one interval contains:
- the endog gene encoding endonuclease G, mitochondrial, which yields MHRIFSSRWIISGVSLTIGVGIGAALTASDRSRSRTISDELLHRVPIIPVPIVDAASEIAPYQQGQLTPSRSTAAMKYGFPSLSNIKSREGYVISYDPRNRSAAWVIEQLSSETLTGTSDRRFCEFREDDSVHVYHRATNADYKGSGFDRGHLAAAANHKWSQKAMDDTFYLSNVAPQNPHLNQNAWKNLETYCRTLAKQNQNVFVCSGPLYLPRQEPDGKMYVKYQVIGKNHVAVPTHFFKVVVLEKQRGGVELRPYVMPNMPVDEKIPLERFLVPIESIERASGLLFVPNILRNTSNLQAITAKA from the exons ATGCACCGCATATTTAGTTCACGATGGATAATCTCTGGTGTGTCCTTGACAATCGGCGTTGGAATCGGTGCTGCGCTGACAGCGTCTGACAGGTCCAGGTCACGGACGATTTCCGATGAACTCCTTCATCGCGTACCGATTATTCCGGTACCGATTGTAGATGCGGCGTCAGAAATCGCGCCGTATCAACAGGGTCAATTAACACCGAGTCGATCTACAGCAGCGATGAAATATGGTTTCCCTTCCCTTTCTAATATCAAATCGCGGGAGGGCTACGTTATTTCTTACGATCCAAGAAACAGAAGTGCAGCATGGGTGATAGAGCAGCTGAGCTCGGAGACTCTGACTGGGACGTCGGACAGGAGGTTTTGTGAGTTTAGAGAGGACGACTCGGTGCATGTTTACCACAGAGCAACCAACGCTGATTATAAGGGCAGCGGGTTCGACAGAGGACACCTGGCCGCAGCGGCCAATCACAAATGGAGCCAGAAGGCCATGGACGACACCTTCTACCTGAGCAACGTGGCCCCGCAG AACCCTCACTTAAACCAGAACGCATGGAAAAATTTAGAGACGTACTGTCGTACTCTCGCCAAGCAGAACCAGAACGTGTTTGTGTGCTCAGGACCCCTCTACCTGCCCAG GCAGGAACCCGATGGGAAGATGTACGTGAAGTATCAGGTCATCGGGAAGAACCATGTAGCGGTGCCGACTCACTTCTTCAAGGTGGTGGTCCTGGAGAAGCAGCGCGGGGGGGTGGAGCTGCGTCCCTATGTCATGCCCAACATGCCGGTGGATGAGAAGATCCCACTGGAGCGATTCCTCGTGCCCATCGAGAGCATCGAGAGAGCATCGGGCCTTCTGTTTGTGCCCAACATCCTGAGGAACACCAGCAATCTGCAGGCTATCACTGCCAAGGCATGA